In Bacteroidota bacterium, a single genomic region encodes these proteins:
- a CDS encoding T9SS type A sorting domain-containing protein gives MAYWIFNDNLEFHAASFGSQPMKIEIHASAYSYACPNILNRDSIINYTTFYNYKIFNRNNINYDSCYIANWSDFDIGYEFDDGLASAPQNNFIYAYNFDSLDHNYSFPTNSYELNPPIISDVVLSGPLAYLNDTIDNDNDGLVDELGEKNLLTGSLSYHDDFALSMGNPSAPIHFYNFMQSRWRNGRQMTTQGWGDIGTIVTKYAFPNFPSDSGVWHCPLATDGSFIASSGPFLFPAGSSFDYDFAFVFSRDTTLTYNSAAYYQMAVSDVQRVKYWFDNNNAPSCLVFPGISETAMPKNNLLLFPNPTHTLLNIQLLNGATIQAATVFDLVGKQVNLNQQKNVGTCQLQLDINAISPGIFLISIQDKAGKYHYSKFVKE, from the coding sequence ATGGCCTATTGGATCTTTAATGATAACTTAGAATTTCATGCAGCTTCGTTTGGGTCACAGCCCATGAAAATTGAAATTCATGCAAGTGCTTATTCTTATGCTTGTCCTAACATTCTAAACAGAGATTCCATAATCAATTATACCACTTTCTATAACTATAAGATTTTTAATCGGAACAATATAAATTACGATAGCTGCTATATTGCCAATTGGTCTGATTTTGATATTGGATATGAATTTGATGATGGACTTGCTAGCGCCCCACAAAACAACTTTATTTACGCGTATAATTTTGACTCGCTAGATCATAATTATTCCTTTCCAACTAATTCTTATGAGCTCAACCCGCCTATAATTAGTGATGTAGTTTTGAGTGGCCCATTGGCTTATTTGAATGACACTATAGACAATGATAATGATGGCCTTGTGGATGAACTTGGTGAGAAAAATTTGCTTACCGGATCATTAAGTTATCATGATGATTTTGCCTTAAGTATGGGCAACCCAAGCGCACCAATTCATTTTTACAACTTTATGCAATCCAGGTGGAGAAATGGGAGACAAATGACTACTCAAGGCTGGGGCGATATTGGTACAATCGTAACAAAATATGCATTTCCAAATTTCCCTTCCGATTCGGGTGTTTGGCATTGCCCGTTAGCAACAGATGGATCATTTATCGCCTCCTCCGGCCCCTTCCTTTTCCCTGCCGGCAGCTCTTTTGATTATGATTTTGCTTTTGTGTTTTCGCGGGATACTACCTTAACTTATAATTCAGCGGCCTATTATCAAATGGCTGTAAGCGATGTGCAACGCGTAAAGTATTGGTTCGATAACAACAATGCGCCTTCTTGCCTTGTGTTTCCGGGCATTTCTGAAACTGCAATGCCTAAAAACAATCTGTTGCTTTTTCCTAATCCAACGCACACCTTGCTGAATATTCAATTGCTGAATGGCGCGACAATCCAAGCTGCTACAGTGTTTGACCTAGTTGGCAAACAAGTGAATTTAAACCAACAAAAAAATGTTGGAACTTGCCAACTACAATTGGACATAAATGCCATTTCGCCTGGTATTTTTTTGATATCCATACAAGACAAAGCCGGAAAATATCACTATTCAAAATTTGTAAAAGAATAG
- a CDS encoding T9SS type A sorting domain-containing protein → MTASTDTAKAAQYNRIWKINRQEIEDFKTNFMNGTVQNGSFIPAEAILTWPTSDTGNYSRKMAPFVDANSDGIYNPITGGDYPLIRGDQMLYWVFNDNLGIHTESDGAQMKVEVHASAYAFNNPWLTTSDSLLNYTTFYHYEIFNRSSDALDSCYLANWTDFDLGNPNDDFFGTNVPRNTVYCYNSDSVDEGNGANHYGAHPPIISSIILNGPLAYLNDGIDNNNNGLIDETGENNRMTRSIFYKNDFSLSGNPVNTNHYYNYTAAHWKDNSPLTYGGNGFGGASPRKFIWPDYPTVPAGWHQSNASDGRMVQSCGPFHFAAGAKVDYDFAFIFSQDTSLTYNSAAYYNRAANDALTVENWFKQNSFPSTAVGQTEIKASIYMESKLLLFPNPTKAFLDLSLRNSSGLDKVIVLDILGNCLLTLDLSGVQKQTVRLNLQSYAPGIYFIEAQDKDGKSYCAKFVKDVN, encoded by the coding sequence TTGACCGCTAGCACTGATACAGCGAAAGCAGCTCAGTACAATAGAATTTGGAAAATCAACCGACAGGAAATAGAAGATTTTAAAACAAATTTTATGAATGGTACAGTTCAAAATGGGAGTTTCATACCGGCTGAAGCAATTTTGACTTGGCCGACATCCGATACCGGAAATTATTCCCGAAAAATGGCTCCCTTTGTGGATGCAAATAGCGATGGAATTTACAATCCAATAACGGGTGGAGATTATCCACTCATTCGAGGTGACCAAATGTTGTATTGGGTATTTAACGATAACTTGGGGATACACACCGAATCGGATGGCGCCCAAATGAAAGTGGAGGTGCACGCATCTGCTTATGCATTCAACAATCCTTGGCTAACTACAAGTGACTCCCTTTTAAATTACACCACTTTTTATCATTATGAAATTTTTAATCGCAGCAGCGATGCACTCGACAGTTGCTACTTGGCCAACTGGACCGATTTTGATTTGGGGAATCCCAACGACGATTTTTTTGGTACCAATGTGCCACGCAATACGGTTTATTGTTACAATTCCGATTCGGTGGATGAAGGCAATGGTGCCAATCACTATGGCGCACATCCTCCCATCATAAGCTCCATTATACTTAACGGGCCTTTAGCTTATTTAAATGATGGTATAGATAACAACAACAATGGCCTTATTGACGAAACCGGCGAAAACAATCGAATGACCCGCTCCATTTTTTATAAGAATGATTTTTCGCTCAGCGGAAATCCTGTTAACACCAATCATTACTACAACTATACTGCTGCGCATTGGAAAGATAATTCACCGCTCACCTACGGAGGAAACGGATTTGGTGGAGCAAGCCCCCGAAAATTTATCTGGCCCGATTATCCTACTGTGCCTGCAGGCTGGCACCAGAGTAATGCAAGCGATGGACGCATGGTGCAGAGTTGTGGCCCCTTTCATTTCGCGGCAGGTGCAAAAGTAGACTACGATTTTGCATTTATTTTTTCGCAAGATACCTCACTTACTTATAATTCGGCGGCCTATTATAATCGCGCTGCCAATGATGCGCTAACGGTGGAGAATTGGTTTAAACAAAATTCATTTCCCTCCACTGCGGTGGGTCAAACCGAAATTAAAGCAAGTATATATATGGAAAGCAAATTGCTGCTTTTTCCAAATCCCACGAAAGCATTCCTCGATCTTTCCTTGCGCAATTCTTCCGGCTTGGATAAAGTGATAGTACTTGATATACTAGGAAATTGCTTGCTTACGCTTGATTTAAGCGGTGTACAAAAACAGACCGTTCGACTTAATCTGCAAAGCTATGCTCCCGGAATTTATTTTATTGAGGCACAGGATAAAGACGGTAAATCCTATTGCGCCAAATTTGTGAAAGACGTGAATTGA
- a CDS encoding zinc finger-like domain-containing protein, translating to MKKIYALSILNLFLIIFFISACSKHVARISRTENIYPDTHRKSENTTVSYTLPIIKSTGKTEQTQSKGGVTISAEITPFTATREVKQDRKISYADNSQTGYDIYEVSNTPEYQVAPEDINFKIRIRNNEAVPLKLSEVGFAIIIDGTQWSFPSGYLDDWNKGLILTGFEKEYMIKGPQLQGLYNAQVVYIFLNGVPTSYDEAGTVTKKSNFEWYFECKSATVEKQEQITYTYESEPIESRQCAKCGGTGTDPQAYKCPDCNGTGRHYNPYDKKTYQCSKCNGGGVVRYKCPECKGRGSISYPKSRLPNPISSVTWNGWYVTVVTNPKGADIKFIDTSTGEYRDASCSSPCKIPWYCTSGKSCPVIIEYGGKSVKVLPYKSDESQSPKIVVDFTGGSPYVKTGKEAN from the coding sequence ATGAAAAAAATCTACGCACTTTCCATTTTGAATTTATTTCTAATTATATTTTTTATTTCAGCATGCTCAAAGCATGTTGCAAGAATAAGTAGGACAGAGAATATCTATCCAGATACACACAGAAAATCTGAAAACACTACTGTGAGTTATACATTACCTATAATTAAGTCAACGGGAAAAACAGAACAAACACAATCGAAAGGTGGCGTCACAATTTCTGCAGAAATAACTCCTTTCACTGCTACTAGGGAAGTAAAACAGGATAGAAAAATTAGCTATGCGGATAATTCACAAACCGGATATGACATTTATGAAGTATCAAATACACCTGAATATCAAGTCGCTCCAGAGGATATTAATTTTAAGATACGAATTCGAAATAATGAAGCCGTTCCTTTAAAATTAAGCGAAGTTGGTTTTGCAATAATTATTGATGGTACACAATGGTCATTCCCATCAGGATATTTGGATGATTGGAATAAAGGATTAATCCTGACAGGATTTGAAAAGGAGTACATGATTAAAGGACCACAATTACAAGGATTGTATAATGCGCAAGTGGTATATATATTTTTAAATGGTGTTCCAACATCATATGATGAAGCTGGAACAGTTACTAAGAAAAGTAATTTCGAATGGTATTTTGAATGTAAATCTGCAACAGTAGAAAAGCAAGAACAGATTACGTACACATACGAATCAGAACCAATTGAATCTAGACAATGTGCAAAATGCGGAGGAACAGGAACTGACCCGCAAGCTTATAAATGTCCTGATTGCAATGGAACAGGACGACATTACAATCCTTATGATAAGAAAACTTATCAATGTAGTAAATGTAATGGAGGAGGAGTAGTGAGATATAAATGTCCAGAATGCAAAGGCAGAGGCTCAATTTCATATCCTAAATCTAGACTACCAAACCCTATATCAAGTGTAACGTGGAACGGCTGGTACGTTACAGTAGTAACTAACCCTAAGGGTGCAGATATTAAATTCATTGATACAAGTACAGGAGAATATAGAGATGCATCATGTTCTAGTCCTTGCAAAATTCCATGGTATTGTACAAGTGGAAAATCTTGCCCAGTAATTATTGAGTACGGAGGAAAGAGTGTGAAAGTTTTGCCATACAAATCTGATGAAAGCCAATCTCCTAAAATTGTTGTCGATTTTACTGGAGGCTCTCCTTACGTGAAAACAGGGAAGGAAGCGAATTAA
- a CDS encoding tyrosine-type recombinase/integrase yields the protein MTSWFKWYSDEYNLAMRNWFEKVKRKKLNPKPQSITKNEFEALLKQITAENGVRYYDGVKDKRTFYREWLKNAFLIALLTGRRREEISNLSWNLVDMKEGIITIEDFKVNRIQKRVSNDEKKLIHIPITQELEDLLYKLGYEEKKDTNQYLLANEVKISRKKVMGDILSRGFSHYYNQLKTGRKLTFKSLRKTYITSLQLQMGANTKMITGHPDNGVIERNYIDKIKIAKAARNTSVFQEESEREMELNKLRKASNGNQKNKDLNI from the coding sequence TTGACATCATGGTTTAAATGGTATTCAGATGAATACAATCTAGCAATGAGAAATTGGTTCGAAAAAGTGAAACGAAAAAAACTGAATCCCAAACCTCAATCAATTACGAAAAATGAATTTGAAGCACTTTTAAAACAGATAACTGCGGAAAATGGTGTGCGGTACTATGATGGTGTAAAAGACAAAAGAACTTTTTATAGAGAATGGCTAAAGAACGCATTCCTAATTGCATTGCTTACAGGAAGGAGAAGAGAAGAAATCAGCAACTTGTCTTGGAATCTTGTTGACATGAAAGAAGGCATAATAACAATTGAAGATTTCAAGGTTAATAGAATTCAGAAAAGAGTTTCGAATGATGAAAAAAAATTAATTCATATACCCATTACGCAAGAATTAGAAGACTTGCTGTATAAACTTGGTTATGAAGAAAAAAAGGACACCAACCAATATCTTTTAGCGAATGAAGTAAAAATAAGTAGGAAGAAAGTAATGGGAGATATTTTGAGTAGGGGATTTAGCCATTATTACAATCAGCTTAAGACAGGCAGAAAATTAACTTTTAAGAGCTTAAGGAAAACATACATCACAAGCTTGCAGCTTCAAATGGGCGCTAATACCAAAATGATAACTGGGCATCCTGATAATGGAGTAATAGAACGAAATTATATCGATAAAATTAAAATTGCAAAAGCGGCAAGAAATACCAGTGTGTTTCAAGAAGAGTCTGAACGTGAAATGGAATTAAATAAGCTTAGAAAAGCTTCAAATGGCAATCAAAAGAATAAAGACCTAAATATTTAA
- a CDS encoding replication protein translates to MKELKLAELKVLLIIIRQTLGWADKRGRSGRKEIDWISSSQLCQKTGCSKRSITSATDVLVRRNLITIFDECNNILNSPEKRQGKTKLYYRLSNPVEYTVENHMKSSSTSAILAEDIIKNTHHFCKKCR, encoded by the coding sequence TTGAAAGAATTGAAATTAGCTGAATTGAAAGTTCTGCTAATCATTATTCGACAAACCCTTGGTTGGGCTGACAAGCGTGGAAGATCTGGTAGAAAAGAAATAGATTGGATTTCCAGTAGTCAACTCTGTCAGAAAACAGGATGTTCCAAACGCAGTATTACTTCCGCAACAGATGTTCTTGTTAGAAGAAATCTCATCACGATTTTTGATGAATGCAATAACATTCTGAACTCTCCCGAAAAAAGACAAGGTAAAACTAAACTCTATTACCGCCTTTCCAATCCTGTGGAATACACTGTGGAAAACCATATGAAAAGCTCATCAACTTCTGCAATTCTTGCCGAGGACATCATCAAAAATACACATCACTTCTGCAAAAAATGCAGATAA
- a CDS encoding tyrosine-type recombinase/integrase has protein sequence MKEKIKEYLEWKGTYAKRASVNYRIWLERLLEVYGEEKGLEDYTISDYIKFKCWLETRYNSYSLQFATIVIKNFFQYCKYQNYPCNISPTLIKLPRIIAKSHRAITEEEFEKITSGISCKDFLGLRDLILIQMLWDTGVRVSELCDLDLSQINEKNNKAVISTKKTGKKRIIVWSSHTHTLLLRYMQKRLILKNARNNTALFVGKNNGKGWSNRITSRTVQRIIKEYVKNAGIKERITPHSFRHGWAHKRRDKNAPLSFIQRGLGHLNPVSTFIYEQYNDVDFEKTATDYLKAA, from the coding sequence ATGAAAGAAAAAATAAAGGAATATTTGGAGTGGAAGGGGACTTATGCTAAAAGAGCAAGCGTAAATTATCGAATTTGGCTTGAGCGACTATTAGAAGTTTATGGGGAGGAAAAAGGCTTAGAAGATTATACAATTTCAGATTATATAAAATTCAAATGTTGGTTGGAAACTCGCTATAATTCTTATTCATTGCAATTTGCAACAATTGTAATCAAGAATTTTTTTCAATATTGTAAGTATCAAAATTACCCATGTAACATTTCGCCAACATTAATAAAATTACCTCGAATCATTGCAAAATCACATAGAGCAATTACTGAAGAAGAATTCGAAAAAATAACTTCCGGAATTTCATGCAAAGATTTCTTAGGATTAAGAGATTTAATATTGATCCAAATGCTTTGGGATACTGGTGTGCGTGTTTCTGAACTCTGTGATTTGGATTTATCTCAGATTAATGAAAAGAATAATAAAGCAGTCATCTCAACAAAGAAAACAGGAAAGAAAAGAATTATCGTATGGTCAAGTCACACTCATACCTTGCTTTTGAGGTACATGCAAAAGAGATTAATACTTAAAAATGCAAGAAATAATACTGCTTTATTTGTAGGCAAAAACAATGGTAAAGGATGGAGCAATCGAATAACTTCTAGAACTGTTCAAAGAATCATAAAGGAATACGTAAAAAATGCCGGTATAAAAGAGAGAATAACACCCCACAGCTTCAGACATGGTTGGGCGCATAAGCGGAGAGATAAGAACGCTCCTTTATCATTTATTCAAAGGGGATTGGGGCACTTAAATCCAGTATCAACTTTTATTTACGAGCAATACAATGATGTTGACTTTGAAAAAACAGCTACAGATTACCTTAAAGCTGCTTAA
- a CDS encoding T9SS type A sorting domain-containing protein produces MSLKSLTYKAANGISPDIMYADSTVYYYHIVTSQEPLMAEASAIMLYPNPAKDMVQLHCETPLAIRSMSIRNSAGVPIYESAINLMQSLDLRIALPNLTAGYYSLCFQRKGGSFETKKLLIVK; encoded by the coding sequence TTGAGTTTAAAAAGTTTAACTTACAAAGCCGCCAACGGTATAAGTCCGGACATCATGTATGCCGACAGCACGGTGTATTATTACCATATCGTTACTTCTCAAGAGCCTTTGATGGCAGAGGCTTCCGCGATAATGCTGTATCCAAATCCTGCCAAAGATATGGTGCAGCTTCACTGTGAAACCCCACTTGCGATAAGAAGCATGAGTATACGAAACAGCGCAGGAGTGCCCATTTATGAAAGTGCAATAAATTTAATGCAAAGCCTTGATTTGCGTATTGCGCTGCCAAATTTGACAGCAGGTTATTATTCGCTTTGCTTTCAACGAAAAGGCGGTTCTTTTGAAACAAAAAAGTTGTTGATTGTAAAATAG
- a CDS encoding helix-turn-helix transcriptional regulator, with protein MKAISSKSFRKKLGKRIRELRKEHKLSQDQLAYNCGISREEVYRIELGYQNVSIDILHAIAREFDVHVKEFFEFEY; from the coding sequence ATGAAAGCCATTAGCTCAAAATCTTTTAGGAAGAAACTTGGTAAGCGGATTCGTGAATTAAGGAAAGAGCATAAGCTCTCTCAAGACCAGTTAGCTTATAACTGTGGGATAAGCCGAGAAGAAGTGTATCGGATTGAATTGGGTTATCAAAATGTAAGCATTGATATTTTGCATGCTATTGCTAGAGAATTTGATGTTCATGTAAAGGAATTCTTTGAGTTTGAATATTAA
- a CDS encoding AAA family ATPase gives MKVTRIHIKDYLNFKNEFEIDLRYPSDHPDRSKAGKPLEKICFIGPSGTGKTTLLNIIKFFSFENKINPDCLNQDQLKDGNVGVHFLIGNSYKCSKWSIGFKGNEKEKIEAQPDVELNYIGENGLDSKDCKKYIEQHFFKSSNVKLVSFPYDAIRNFYSLTDLSNSNYLSGITKPEDEKKDVNLIRQEYLEKKVWDFSNDNINWIWKIFEDIVEEYKPNYLRELNKFLSKSKEDDKNHQKYFDDFKEWEIQNKNPLDEHSQKLDVVLNKFNLKVDTTIVQEKVEKKFPIIRQVNNKDEVPKSFLSTGTVQLLVTTLPLSVLNIDKAIILIDEPERSLYPDTQLGLISLYTSYAKDSQVFFATHSPIIASAFDPSERIILYFNDEGKIDFKRGDSPEGDDPNDLLYRDFGMHNIFEKKGEDAYKRYIELKTLIHSEKNKEKQEELMVEYLEIARIYRFGKSNEKNT, from the coding sequence ATGAAAGTAACAAGAATTCACATAAAGGATTATTTGAATTTCAAAAATGAATTTGAAATTGATCTAAGATATCCTTCAGATCACCCTGATAGAAGTAAGGCCGGCAAACCCTTAGAAAAAATTTGTTTCATAGGACCAAGTGGTACGGGAAAAACAACCCTTCTGAATATTATCAAATTTTTCTCTTTTGAAAACAAAATTAATCCTGATTGTTTAAATCAAGACCAATTAAAAGATGGAAATGTAGGTGTCCATTTTTTGATTGGGAATAGTTATAAGTGCTCAAAATGGTCGATTGGGTTTAAAGGAAACGAAAAAGAAAAAATAGAAGCGCAACCAGATGTCGAGCTCAATTATATTGGGGAAAATGGATTAGATAGCAAAGATTGCAAGAAATATATTGAACAACATTTTTTTAAGAGTAGCAATGTGAAATTGGTTTCATTTCCCTACGATGCTATTAGGAATTTTTACAGCCTAACAGATTTGTCAAATTCAAACTATCTTTCTGGAATAACAAAACCAGAGGACGAAAAAAAAGATGTGAATTTGATTCGGCAAGAATATTTAGAAAAGAAAGTTTGGGATTTTAGTAATGATAATATTAATTGGATTTGGAAAATATTTGAAGACATTGTAGAAGAGTATAAGCCCAATTATTTAAGAGAATTAAATAAGTTTCTCTCTAAATCAAAGGAAGATGACAAAAACCATCAGAAATATTTTGATGATTTTAAAGAATGGGAAATACAAAATAAAAACCCATTGGATGAGCATTCACAAAAGCTAGATGTTGTATTAAATAAATTTAATTTAAAAGTTGACACTACAATTGTACAAGAAAAGGTTGAGAAGAAATTTCCAATTATTAGACAAGTAAATAACAAAGATGAAGTTCCAAAATCATTTTTAAGTACAGGCACAGTTCAATTATTGGTAACAACTCTTCCTTTAAGTGTTCTCAATATTGACAAAGCCATAATATTAATTGATGAGCCAGAAAGATCTTTATATCCTGATACCCAACTTGGACTTATTTCATTATACACCTCTTACGCAAAAGACAGTCAAGTTTTTTTTGCCACTCATTCTCCCATTATCGCATCTGCCTTTGACCCTTCAGAAAGAATAATTCTTTATTTTAATGATGAAGGTAAAATAGATTTTAAAAGAGGGGATTCACCAGAAGGTGATGATCCTAATGATTTATTGTATAGGGATTTTGGAATGCATAATATTTTTGAAAAAAAAGGAGAAGATGCCTATAAAAGATATATTGAATTGAAAACTTTAATTCATTCGGAAAAGAATAAAGAAAAACAAGAAGAACTTATGGTTGAGTATTTAGAAATAGCAAGAATTTATCGATTTGGCAAATCAAATGAAAAGAATACTTAG
- a CDS encoding endonuclease domain-containing protein, producing the protein MKASKSNFYAYNTQLQPFANELRHNMTKAEVCLWKFVLSKKQLKGYTFRRQRPVLDFIADFMCMELMLIIEVDGITHWQEEVVIKDEHKENALRQAGFRVLRFDDEEVLNDMENVVRELEGVIAELENDRVKEVLPPPTPASGGYFFWGGFSFF; encoded by the coding sequence ATGAAAGCATCCAAATCAAACTTTTATGCTTATAACACGCAACTTCAACCTTTTGCCAATGAGTTGCGCCATAATATGACTAAAGCGGAAGTGTGCCTTTGGAAATTTGTGTTGAGCAAAAAACAGCTAAAGGGCTATACTTTTCGGAGGCAGAGACCTGTTTTGGATTTTATTGCCGATTTTATGTGTATGGAATTAATGCTAATAATTGAGGTTGATGGCATTACACATTGGCAAGAGGAGGTGGTCATCAAAGATGAACATAAAGAAAACGCGCTGCGTCAGGCCGGATTTCGGGTACTTCGGTTTGATGATGAGGAGGTGTTGAATGATATGGAAAATGTGGTGCGCGAATTAGAAGGTGTTATTGCGGAGTTGGAGAACGATAGGGTTAAGGAAGTTTTACCACCCCCAACCCCCGCCAGCGGGGGATATTTTTTTTGGGGGGGATTTTCTTTTTTTTGA
- a CDS encoding T9SS type A sorting domain-containing protein — protein sequence MKKLIQIIVIAISVNTANAQWSQFGTGPVINTMLVTGTYPSNMIYLGLNNDGVVYSANYGTSWTGTSMNNYWLPTTASAFSIVQSGSKIIAGTDFGIFVSGGPTCSYWTKIYAGGVSGTEIYSLAASGSKVFAGTEYGIYVSNSNGVNWSSCLSFSPPNIVNCIVIDGINIYAGTTDGFYCSIDNGINWTLSTGVNNVRSIVTIDSLILVATPNGIYRSVNNGVTWSGSNTGISNAYVTSLAINGQNIYAGSLGYGAFASVDSGNTWSPFNNGLSTSALYIPIIVSEGQWLYAGTGDGVWRTSAYIGINELGNRNLGVSIYPNPSTNKIYFKNLKIDNSTALTIENIYGEKIIFTELTAPEINISNLPPSIYLVKIQNKDGLSLLKFLKE from the coding sequence ATGAAAAAACTGATTCAAATAATTGTCATAGCAATATCTGTAAATACAGCAAATGCTCAATGGTCACAATTTGGTACAGGTCCTGTAATAAATACTATGTTAGTTACAGGAACCTATCCATCAAACATGATATATTTAGGGCTAAACAATGATGGAGTGGTATACTCAGCCAATTATGGTACGTCTTGGACAGGCACAAGTATGAATAATTATTGGTTACCAACAACTGCATCTGCATTTTCAATAGTCCAAAGTGGATCAAAAATAATTGCAGGAACTGATTTTGGAATTTTTGTTTCAGGAGGCCCAACTTGCTCCTACTGGACAAAGATTTATGCTGGAGGTGTTAGTGGAACAGAAATATACTCTTTAGCTGCAAGTGGTTCGAAAGTCTTTGCAGGAACTGAATATGGGATATATGTATCAAATAGTAATGGGGTTAATTGGTCAAGTTGTTTATCATTCTCACCGCCTAATATTGTCAACTGCATAGTTATAGATGGTATTAATATTTATGCAGGAACTACAGATGGATTTTACTGCTCAATTGATAATGGAATAAATTGGACTCTTAGCACAGGAGTAAATAATGTGAGGTCAATTGTGACAATTGATTCCCTGATATTAGTCGCTACCCCCAATGGAATATATCGTTCCGTAAATAATGGAGTTACATGGTCAGGTTCAAATACTGGAATATCTAATGCATATGTCACATCATTGGCAATTAATGGACAAAACATATATGCAGGATCATTAGGTTATGGTGCATTTGCTTCGGTTGATAGCGGAAATACTTGGTCGCCATTTAATAATGGATTATCAACTTCAGCATTGTATATACCTATTATTGTTTCCGAAGGTCAATGGCTTTATGCAGGAACAGGAGATGGAGTTTGGCGAACAAGTGCTTATATTGGAATAAATGAGTTAGGGAATAGAAATTTAGGTGTGTCTATATATCCCAATCCAAGCACAAATAAAATCTATTTCAAAAACCTTAAAATCGACAACAGCACTGCCTTAACAATAGAAAATATTTATGGAGAAAAAATTATATTTACCGAATTAACAGCTCCAGAAATAAATATTTCAAATTTACCTCCATCAATCTACCTAGTAAAAATCCAAAACAAGGACGGACTTTCTCTTTTAAAATTCTTAAAAGAGTGA
- a CDS encoding TIR domain-containing protein yields the protein MGTTSHRVFISYHHTDGDEYYRNHFEALFENHHEIIVNKSVKIGDIDTSLKTETIRQKIRDEYIADATVTIVLIGKYTWQRKHVDWEIASSIRDTMYNPRNGLLGIFLPTYPITLDTQGSPVISKYTIPPRLYDNFECGYAKLYRWSDDPVFVQKWIHKAFLDRKTILPDNSRDSFTNNRSGEQWN from the coding sequence ATGGGTACAACATCACATAGAGTTTTTATTAGCTATCATCATACAGATGGGGATGAATATTACAGGAATCACTTTGAAGCATTATTTGAAAACCATCATGAAATTATAGTAAATAAATCTGTTAAGATAGGAGATATTGATACCAGTTTAAAAACAGAAACTATAAGACAAAAAATACGTGATGAGTATATTGCTGATGCTACTGTAACTATTGTTTTAATAGGTAAATATACTTGGCAACGCAAACATGTTGACTGGGAAATCGCTTCGAGTATTAGAGATACTATGTATAACCCAAGAAATGGTTTATTGGGAATTTTTCTACCAACCTATCCAATCACACTTGACACTCAAGGTAGTCCTGTAATAAGTAAATACACAATTCCGCCTCGACTATATGATAATTTTGAGTGTGGATATGCTAAATTGTACCGTTGGTCAGATGACCCTGTGTTTGTTCAAAAGTGGATTCATAAAGCCTTTCTTGATAGAAAAACAATTCTTCCTGATAACTCAAGAGATTCCTTTACAAATAATAGATCTGGTGAACAGTGGAACTAA